The Euphorbia lathyris chromosome 3, ddEupLath1.1, whole genome shotgun sequence genome contains a region encoding:
- the LOC136223555 gene encoding uncharacterized protein isoform X1, with protein sequence MSQHLRSMDVMAVPALQFKACDTFGNHSTKSFQSLPIKTRNFEVMTLVAKQRANTKKESAKTINLRRRKKLNGTSRKPRLSVFCSTKQLYAMLVDDEKKKCLFYGSTLQKSLNQTCSSTTPEVAQRLGEELIKACENLGINEISCYDRNGFSRGERIGAFEVAISRHGFLLR encoded by the exons ATGTCTCAACATCTACGCAGTATGGATGTTATGGCTGTTCCCGCTCTCCAATTCAAGGCTTGTGATACGTTTGGGAACCACTCCACCAAATCTTTTCAGTCTCTACCCATTAAGACCAGGA ATTTTGAGGTGATGACATTGGTGGCAAAACAAAGGGCAAATACTAAGAAAGAAAGTGCAAAAACCATTAACCTAAGGAGGCGAAAAAAG TTGAATGGAACATCAAGAAAACCAAGGCTATCAGTGTTCTGTTCAACTAAGCAACTATATGCTATGCTGGTAGATgatgaaaaaaagaaatgtttATTTTATGGAAGCACTTTGCAGAAATCTTTGAATCAAACTTGTTCTTCTACCACGCCT GAAGTTGCTCAACGCCTTGGTGAAGAGCTTATTAAGGCTTGTGAAAACCTTGGCATCAATGAAATATCATGTTATGACCGCAATGGTTTTTCTCGAGGGGAAAGAATCGGAGCATTTGAGGTTGCAATTTCTCGACATGGATTTTTACTCAGATAG
- the LOC136222302 gene encoding protein ROLLING AND ERECT LEAF 2-like, giving the protein MGCTQSKIENEEAVSRCKDRKQFIKEAVSSRNAFAAAHSAYAICLKNTGAALSDYTHGEFSHHPSVAAAASVSVPETSSSIEIPPPPPPLPNFQNTVPLQRAVSMPEIKPKAESKSVGPTIMEDEELEFEDQDNEKLTRKRSSSSNRGSVSNKMAVEENHHPYNQTEQVPQQPPPPQQPPPPPQQQLWKEEAMRGTTMHQGMSWGDYIFAPPDSMRGPSLAEPVVAVEELRRKEFEEKTHRAPQDKEEPEPEPEPEPEPEPEPEPVLVVEEKVEKTVELPVPMPMPMPMPAGEKKGVKKGGAEMGRRSYKPVSLIQVFSDLDDHFLKASEGAHEVSKMLEATRLHYHSNFADNRGHIDHSKRVMRVITWNRSFKGLPSVDDGKDDYDTEENETHATVLDKMLAWEKKLYDEVKAGEIMKYEYQKKVALLNKQKKRGSNPESLEKLKAAVSHLHTRYIVDMQSMDSTVAEINRLRDEQLYPKLVQLVDGMATMWETMRYHHETQSKIVYALKALDGALALRETSEYHYDRTIQLCGVVRDWHTQFCRLIDYQKEYIRALQNWLKLNLIPIESNLKEKVSSPPRVQNPPIHNLVIAWYDDLDKLPDEVARSAISNFAAVIQTIVHQQDEEIKMREKCEATRKELERKGRQYQDWCMKNGVIEELEPDNPLKIAKEERETVVILLRQQLEEDEEECRKICRQVREKSLASLKHRLPELFRAMSEIALACSVMYSNLRSLADNPYPSQDS; this is encoded by the exons ATGGGTTGCACTCAATCCAAGATCGAGAATGAAGAAGCCGTCTCTCGCTGTAAAGATCGGAAGCAATTCATCAAAGAAGCAGTTTCCAGTCGTAACGCCTTCGCCGCCGCTCACTCTGCCTACGCTATATGCTTAAAGAACACCGGCGCTGCTCTCAGCGACTACACCCATGGAGAGTTCTCTCATCATCCCTCAGTCGCAGCAGCCGCCTCGGTCTCAGTTCCCGAAACTTCTTCGTCTATTGAGATCCCTCCCCCGCCTCCGCCCCTACCGAATTTCCAGAATACGGTGCCTTTGCAGCGAGCAGTGAGCATGCCAGAGATCAAACCGAAGGCGGAATCGAAGTCGGTAGGGCCTACAATAATGGAAGACGAGGAGTTGGAGTTCGAAGATCAGGACAATGAGAAATTGACAAGGAAGCGAAGTAGCAGTAGTAACAGAGGTAGTGTTAGTAACAAAATGGCTGTAGAGGAGAATCATCATCCTTACAACCAAACGGAACAGGTTCCGCAGCAGCCACCGCCTCCGCAACAGCCACCTCCTCCTCCGCAGCAACAACTATGGAAAGAGGAGGCGATGCGAGGTACAACTATGCATCAAGGTATGTCTTGGGGTGATTACATTTTTGCGCCCCCGGATAGCATGCGGGGCCCGAGTTTAGCAGAACCAGTGGTGGCGGTGGAGGAATTGCGTAGGAAGGAATTTGAAGAGAAGACACACAGAGCTCCACAGGACAAGGAGGAGCCAGAGCCAGAGCCAGAGCCTGAGCCAGAGCCAGAGCCTGAGCCTGAGCCTGTATTGGTTGTGGAGGAGAAGGTGGAGAAAACGGTGGAGTTGCCAGTGCCGATGCCGATGCCCATGCCCATGCCGGCGGGGGAGAAGAAGGGAGTGAAGAAAGGAGGTGCAGAAATGGGAAGGAGGTCTTACAAACCGGTGAGTTTGATCCAGGTATTTTCAGATCTTGATGATCATTTTCTGAAGGCGTCTGAAGGTGCCCATGAGGTCTCCAAGATGTTGGAGGCTACAAGATTGCATTATCACTCTAATTTTGCTGATAATCGAG GACATATTGATCATTCTAAAAGGGTCATGCGTGTTATCACTTGGAATCGTTCATTTAAAGGACTGCCTAGCGTTGATGATGGTAAGGATGATTACGATACAGAGGAGAATGAAACTCATGCTACGGTGTTGGATAAGATGTTAGCTTGGGAGAAAAAACTTTATGATGAAGTGAAG GCAGGTGAAATTATGAAATATGAGTATCAAAAGAAGGTTGCCTTGCTAAATAAGCAGAAGAAACGGGGCAGCAATCCTGAATCACTGGAGAAATTAAAAGCAGCTGTAAGTCATTTGCATACAAGATACATTGTAGACATGCAATCAATGGATTCAACAGTTGCAGAGATAAATCGTTTACGCGACGAACAATTATATCCGAAACTTGTTCAGCTTGTGGATGG GATGGCGACAATGTGGGAAACCATGCGATATCATCACGAAACCCAGTCGAAGATTGTATATGCCCTGAAAGCATTAGACGGTGCTCTAGCACTGAGAGAAACTAGTGAATATCATTATGATCGTACAATTCAGCTGTGTGGAGTTGTGCGTGATTGGCACACACAGTTTTGTCGACTTATAGATTATCAGAAAGAATACATAAGGGCACTACAAAATTGGTTAAAGCTAAATCTCATCCCCATTGAGAGCAATTTGAAAGAAAAGGTTTCTTCTCCTCCCAGGGTTCAGAATCCACCAATTCATAACCTTGTCATTGCTTGGTATGATGATTTGGACAAACTTCCGGATGAGGTTGCAAGAAGTGCAATAAGCAATTTTGCTGCTGTAATACAGACCATTGTGCATCAACAGGACGAAGAGATAAAGATGAGAGAAAAATGTGAAGCCACACGGAAGGAGCTCGAGCGCAAGGGCAGACAATACCAAGATTGGTGCATGAAAAATGGAGTGATTGAAGAACTGGAGCCTGATAACCCTCTCAAGATTGCTAAGGAAGAGAGGGAGACTGTTGTGATTTTGTTGAGGCAGCAGTTGGAAGAGGATGAGGAAGAATGCCGAAAGATTTGCAGACAGGTGAGGGAGAAATCTTTGGCAAGCCTGAAACATCGGTTGCCCGAGCTTTTCAGGGCAATGTCCGAAATTGCTCTTGCGTGCTCGGTTATGTACAGTAATTTGAGATCCCTAGCAGATAACCCATATCCAAGCCAAGATTCATGA
- the LOC136223555 gene encoding uncharacterized protein isoform X2: MDVMAVPALQFKACDTFGNHSTKSFQSLPIKTRNFEVMTLVAKQRANTKKESAKTINLRRRKKLNGTSRKPRLSVFCSTKQLYAMLVDDEKKKCLFYGSTLQKSLNQTCSSTTPEVAQRLGEELIKACENLGINEISCYDRNGFSRGERIGAFEVAISRHGFLLR; the protein is encoded by the exons ATGGATGTTATGGCTGTTCCCGCTCTCCAATTCAAGGCTTGTGATACGTTTGGGAACCACTCCACCAAATCTTTTCAGTCTCTACCCATTAAGACCAGGA ATTTTGAGGTGATGACATTGGTGGCAAAACAAAGGGCAAATACTAAGAAAGAAAGTGCAAAAACCATTAACCTAAGGAGGCGAAAAAAG TTGAATGGAACATCAAGAAAACCAAGGCTATCAGTGTTCTGTTCAACTAAGCAACTATATGCTATGCTGGTAGATgatgaaaaaaagaaatgtttATTTTATGGAAGCACTTTGCAGAAATCTTTGAATCAAACTTGTTCTTCTACCACGCCT GAAGTTGCTCAACGCCTTGGTGAAGAGCTTATTAAGGCTTGTGAAAACCTTGGCATCAATGAAATATCATGTTATGACCGCAATGGTTTTTCTCGAGGGGAAAGAATCGGAGCATTTGAGGTTGCAATTTCTCGACATGGATTTTTACTCAGATAG